The segment CCGGCAAGCCGGTCGTCACGGTCGTGATCGCGGGCCGGCCGCTGGTGCTGGGCGACGCCGCCGGGACGGACGCGCTGCTCATGTCGTGGCTGCCGGGCACCGAGGGCGGCCACGCGGTGGCCGACGTGCTGTTCGGCAAAGTGAACCCCAGCGGCCGGCTGCCGGTGTCCTGGCCGAAGGACCTGGGCAACGAGCCGCTGTACTACCAGCAGTTGCCGGGCACGAACGGCGGACCGGAGTCCTCGTACGACGCGCTGTACGCCTTCGGCGCCGGGCTGTCGTACACGACCTACGGCTTCGACGCGATCACCGCGGACAAGGCCACGGTGGGCACCGGCAGCACGGTCGGCCTGCGCGTGACGGTTTCCAACACCGGCACCAGGGACGGCGATCTGGTGGTGCCCGTCTATGTGTCGCGGCCGACCAGTGATGTGCTGGCGCCCGACCGCAAGCTGGTCGCCTTCACCAGGGTCGCGCTGAAGGCGGGGGAGACGCGGACGGTACGCCTGCGCGTGCCGCCCGGCGTGCTCGCGGTGACGCCGGGCGACATCGACGGCTCGGCGAAGCAGGCGGTCGAGCGGGGCGCGTACACCTTCACGGCGGGGCAGAAGTCGGTGGCGGTGACGGTCCGGTAAGGCGCGTGCTGAGAGGGGCCGCCGCCGCATCGGGCGGCGGCCCCGCGCAAACTATTCGAGGAGCGCGGCCAGCTTGCGCAGCGACTCGTTCAGCGCGGCGGTGGCCGAGTCCTTGAGCTTCCCGGCCATGAGGGCCACGGCCGCGCCGTTGAAGGAGCCGTCGATACGGAGCTCGGTGGCGTCGCCGTCCGGGGTGAGGGTGTACTGGGTGCGCAGGTCGACGGCCATCGGGCCCTTGCCCGTAATGGCGAACTGCCGCCCCGGGTCGAGGGTTTCCACCGTCCAGCTCACCTCGGCGGGGAAGCCCATGAGCTTCATGTTCTCCTGGTAGGTGGCCCCGGCCGCCAGTGGTTCCGGGCCGCCCTTCGGGTAGCCGGTGTGGGTGGTGCTCCACTCGGTGTGCGAGCTGAAGTCGGTGAGCCTGGCCCAGACTTTCTCGGCCGGAGCCGCGATGCGGGCCTGTGCGGAGACCTCGGCCATGCGACCACTCCTCCTTGTATGTGGGCGGGTGGTACGGAACGTAAGCGCCGGAGCCCCAACATTCAATACTGATGAAGTGTCAGATTTACGTTTGGCGGCGGCCGCCGGTGGATGCCTGAGCAGCCGTTCCACATGGCCCCGGTCCAGCCCGTGGGCGGGATCGACCGGCAGCAGCAGCCGGTCGCGGCGGAAGCGGGCCCGCCGCACCAGCCCGTCGGGTATGACGTCGTCGAAACAGGCGAAGGGACGGCCCGCCGAATACCGCAGGATCGGCGCCCACTTCCGCCCCGGGAAGGTCTCCGCCGCCGGCAGCCGGGGATCGTCCGGGCGGGGCCGGTAGGCACTGAACTCGACCACGGGCAGCGGCGGCAGGCCGAGGCGGGGAGCGATGTGCTTGTTCGCGTCGTGCTCCCAGGTGGTGGCCCATACGAGGTCGTAGACGCGGGAGAGCTCGCGCAGCCAGGCGCTGTGCGACCTGGTGGCGAGCAGCACGGTGTACTCGAGGATGTCGTACGGCAGGAATCCCGGCGTGGGCAGGACGGGATTGAGGACGCCGTCGATTTCGAGGAAGAGCAGAGGTCTGGCCATGTGTCTCCTTGCGCCTTGCGCCTTGCTCCCTGCGCCTTCGCCGTCTGTCGACTCTGAGGGACGGTCCGCCGCCCGGCGGCGGTTGCGTCAGGGGCGCGTACCGGGCGGCCGCACGCCGGGCGCTGTGTGAGGATCGGTGCGTGACCGACCGAGAGGCCCCCGATCCCGCGCCCTCCCCTGTGACCGCGGCTTCGCTGCTGCGGCGGATGCGCGCGGCGACCGTACTGGCCGGACCCCTGCCGCCATTCGACCCGGCCACCGCAGGCCCGGCGCCGGGACCGCTGTTCGCCGAGTGGCTCGCGTACGCCCTGGACGACGGCGTGCTCGAGCCGCATGTGATGACCCTGAGCACGGTGGCCGCCGACGGCCGCCCCTCGGCGCGGGTGCTGATGCTGCGCGGCGTCGACCTGGAGCGCTGTGCCTTCGTGTTCGCCTCGGAGGCCGGGAGCCGCAAGGGCCTCGAACTGGCGGCCAATCCGCAGGCGGCGCTGACCTCGTACTGGCCGCGCCACGGCCGGCAGATCCGGATGGCGGGGCCGGTGCGCGCCCTGGACGCGGATGCCGCGCGCAGCGATTTCCTGGGGCGCCGCGAGCGGTCCCGGATCGCGGGCTTCACGGGGCTGATGAGCGCCCCGCTGGACGGCCCGGAGGCGTACGAGGAGGAGCGGCGGCTTGCGAGCGCCCGGGTGGCCGCCGAGCCGGAGGCCGTACCGCAGGGGCACACGGTCTACGAACTGACCGCCACCGAGGCCGAGTTCTTCCAGGGGGACACCGGCGGCTTCCACCGGCGACTGCGCTATACGCGAGAGGCCGACGGCGGTTGGAGCCGCGGGCTGCTGTTCCCGTAGGGGTGGCTTGATCTGCCGTCATCCCTCAGGAGGAGGGGGCGGGCGTGTGCGCCCGTCTTTTGAGGGACGCAGGGATGGCTCCCCGAGCGGATGTGGTGCGGCCCGCCGCCTGATGAAGTGGAACCGTGCACAGCGAGACCATGGACGAAGCGCGGATCGGCGGGGAGCTGCGCGCGGTGGCCGCCGGTGCGCGCCGCCGCGCGGCCCGGGACGGGGACCGGCAGGCCGACACCGCACATCTGCTGCATTCACTGCTGGAGAACGACCCCCGGGCGCGGGCGGCGGTGGGGGAGCGACAGCTCATACGCGTTCTGGGATACCTGGTGCAGCGCAGCATCGGCTACGGCATGCGATGGCACGGGTCGGTCGAGGAGCCGGGGCCGGGTTCGGGGCCGGGGCCGGGAACCGTTCCGGGGGCAGCCGGATCCGGGTGGAGCCCGTCGGCCGCCGCAGCGATCAGCGGCGCTGCCGCGCGGGCGCGGGACCGGGGTGTGGCGCAGCCCAACGGCACCGATCTGCTGGCCGCGCTCGCCTCGGATCCCCAGAGCAGGGCGGCGGAAGTGCTGCGCCGCACAGGGACGGACCCGCGGCGGCTGCTGGCCGGGCTGCCGGACCAGCGTCCGCCCCGCCCACGTGATGTCAGTTGCTAAAGAGGTGACGGTACTGTCGCGAGCTGACATCATGGCCCGATGCATCAGTCGCACGTCACCCAGGGGAGGAACGCCGGCCTCGGGCTCGCCCTCGTGTCCGCGTTCGCGTTCGGCGGTTCGGGGGTCGCGGCCAAGCCGCTGATCGAGGCCGGGCTGGATCCGCTGCACGTGGTGTGGCTGCGGGTGGCGGGGGCGGCGCTGATTCTGCTGCCCGTCGCCTGGCGGCACCGTGCGCTGGTGCTGCGACGCCCCGCGCTGCTGCTCGGCTTCGGGCTGCTCGGCGTCGCGGGAGTGCAGGCCCTCTACTTCGCCGCGATCTCCCGGATCCCGGTCGGTGTCGCGATTCTCGTGGAGTTCCTCGGCCCCGCGCTGTTGCTGGGCTGGGTGCGCTTCGTGCAGCGCAAGCCGGTGACCCGGGCGGCGGCCGTCGGTGTCGTCCTCGCGGTCGGCGGCATGGCATCCGTCGTCGAGATCTGGTCCGGGCTGGCCTTCGACGCTCTCGGCCTGCTTCTCGCCTTCGGTGCGGCGGTCTGCCAGGTCAGCTACTTCGTCCTGGCCGACCACGGCAGCCAGGGCGACGACGCGCCCGACCCGTTCGCCGTCATCGCGTACGGCCTGCTGGTCGGCGCCGTCGCCCTCACCCTCGTCTCCCGCCCCTGGGACATGGACTGGTCCGTCCTCGCCGGACAGGCCGCCCTGGGCACGCGGGACGTGCCCGCGTGGGTCCTGCTCGGCTGGGTGGTGCTGGTCGCCACCGTCGTCGCCTATCTGACCGGCGTGCTCGCGGTACGGCGGCTGTCGCCGCAGATCGCGGGGGTCGTGGCCTGCCTGGAGGCGGTCGTCGGCACCGTCTTCGCGTGGGTGCTGCTGGGCGAACACCTCGCGCTGCCGCAGATCGTGGGCGGTGTGCTGGTGCTCGCCGGGGCGTTCGTCGCGCAGACGGCCAAGCCGGGCTCCGCGGCCTCCGCGCATGCGGCGGAGCCGGTCATCGACCCGATCCCCGAGCCGGTCGCCGGGCGCGAGCACGTATAGGGTGCTGAGCATGCCTTCGCAATACGGCGTTCTGCCGCCTCCCGCCGCCTGACGCGGGCGGCGAACCCACGCAAGACCGGAACCCGGGTGCTGCCCGGGTCGGTTGCCGCTGCCCGCATACGGGACCAGGCGACCCTTTCTTGTCTTCCGCGGGAGAACATCCGTGTCGAATCACCATGCCCTGTCCGTCGGACGGGGGCTGCTCTACGTCACCTTCGCCGCCACCGCCTGGGGGACCGCGGGCGCGGCCGCCTCGCTGCTGTACGCCGGCAGCGGCCTCGGCCCGCTGGCCCTCACCTTCTGGCGCTCGGCCGGCGGTGCCCTGCTGCTGTTCGCGGCTCTTCGGCTCGGGCGGGGACGCCGTCGAGTCCGGGCGTCCTCCGCTCCGGTGGGGCAGATCCTTGTCACCGGCCTCGGGCTCACCGTCTTCCAGGCCGCGTACTTCTGCTCCGTCGCGGCGACCGGGCTCAC is part of the Streptomyces sp. NBC_01262 genome and harbors:
- a CDS encoding Clp protease N-terminal domain-containing protein, translated to MHSETMDEARIGGELRAVAAGARRRAARDGDRQADTAHLLHSLLENDPRARAAVGERQLIRVLGYLVQRSIGYGMRWHGSVEEPGPGSGPGPGTVPGAAGSGWSPSAAAAISGAAARARDRGVAQPNGTDLLAALASDPQSRAAEVLRRTGTDPRRLLAGLPDQRPPRPRDVSC
- a CDS encoding type II toxin-antitoxin system Rv0910 family toxin — translated: MAEVSAQARIAAPAEKVWARLTDFSSHTEWSTTHTGYPKGGPEPLAAGATYQENMKLMGFPAEVSWTVETLDPGRQFAITGKGPMAVDLRTQYTLTPDGDATELRIDGSFNGAAVALMAGKLKDSATAALNESLRKLAALLE
- a CDS encoding EamA family transporter, encoding MHQSHVTQGRNAGLGLALVSAFAFGGSGVAAKPLIEAGLDPLHVVWLRVAGAALILLPVAWRHRALVLRRPALLLGFGLLGVAGVQALYFAAISRIPVGVAILVEFLGPALLLGWVRFVQRKPVTRAAAVGVVLAVGGMASVVEIWSGLAFDALGLLLAFGAAVCQVSYFVLADHGSQGDDAPDPFAVIAYGLLVGAVALTLVSRPWDMDWSVLAGQAALGTRDVPAWVLLGWVVLVATVVAYLTGVLAVRRLSPQIAGVVACLEAVVGTVFAWVLLGEHLALPQIVGGVLVLAGAFVAQTAKPGSAASAHAAEPVIDPIPEPVAGREHV
- a CDS encoding pyridoxine/pyridoxamine 5'-phosphate oxidase translates to MTDREAPDPAPSPVTAASLLRRMRAATVLAGPLPPFDPATAGPAPGPLFAEWLAYALDDGVLEPHVMTLSTVAADGRPSARVLMLRGVDLERCAFVFASEAGSRKGLELAANPQAALTSYWPRHGRQIRMAGPVRALDADAARSDFLGRRERSRIAGFTGLMSAPLDGPEAYEEERRLASARVAAEPEAVPQGHTVYELTATEAEFFQGDTGGFHRRLRYTREADGGWSRGLLFP